The proteins below come from a single Deltaproteobacteria bacterium GWA2_45_12 genomic window:
- a CDS encoding ribosome recycling factor, with translation MSDKIFKDAQGHMEKALEAFQREVSKMRTGRASLNLLDDIRVEYYGQYLPLNQVATLGVPEPRMIMVTPWESNIIPAIEKAIEKANIGLNPVNDGKAIRLPIPTLTEERRRDFVKMLKSHGEESRVAIRQSRREALDVAKKLEKEGKMTEDDSKKLSTQIQKLTDDFVAKIDAVVANKEKEILQV, from the coding sequence ATGAGCGACAAGATTTTTAAAGATGCCCAAGGTCACATGGAAAAAGCACTGGAAGCTTTTCAGCGGGAAGTGTCCAAAATGCGTACCGGTCGGGCTTCCTTGAATTTGTTGGATGATATTCGGGTTGAGTATTATGGCCAGTATTTACCTCTAAACCAGGTGGCCACTTTGGGAGTTCCGGAGCCACGCATGATCATGGTGACTCCTTGGGAATCCAACATTATTCCCGCCATTGAAAAAGCCATTGAAAAAGCCAATATAGGGTTAAACCCCGTCAATGATGGTAAGGCGATTCGTTTGCCCATCCCTACCCTTACAGAAGAGCGTCGCCGTGATTTCGTAAAAATGCTCAAGAGCCATGGGGAGGAATCCCGTGTGGCCATCCGCCAGTCGCGTCGTGAGGCCTTAGATGTTGCCAAAAAACTCGAAAAAGAAGGAAAAATGACGGAGGATGATTCCAAAAAACTTTCCACTCAAATTCAAAAATTGACAGATGATTTTGTGGCTAAAATAGATGCTGTGGTAGCCAACAAAGAAAAAGAAATCCTCCAAGTTTAA
- a CDS encoding UMP kinase, which yields MKPKYKRILLKIGGESLSGPADFGISIEHTRKIAKEIKEVAALGVEVALVIGGGNIYRGMSDAEGDIDRATGDYMGMLATVMNALALQGALEKEGVFTRVLSAIEMHQVVEPYIRRRAMRHLEKGRVVIFAAGTGNPFFTTDTAAALRAMEIHADVIMKATKVDGVYDKDPIKDKSAKKFEKLSFLDVLNKGLKVMDSTSISLCMDHGTPIIVFNLFQAGNIKKVVCGEKIGTLVQAS from the coding sequence ATGAAACCCAAATATAAAAGAATTCTTTTAAAGATTGGTGGAGAATCTCTCTCGGGGCCTGCCGATTTTGGAATTTCCATAGAACATACCCGGAAAATTGCCAAAGAAATAAAAGAAGTTGCCGCCTTGGGTGTTGAGGTCGCTTTGGTGATTGGGGGGGGGAATATTTATCGTGGGATGAGTGATGCCGAAGGGGATATCGACCGTGCTACGGGTGACTACATGGGCATGTTGGCCACGGTGATGAATGCCCTGGCCCTTCAGGGGGCCCTTGAAAAAGAGGGTGTTTTTACCCGTGTTTTGTCCGCCATTGAAATGCACCAGGTGGTGGAACCTTACATTCGTCGGCGGGCGATGCGGCATTTGGAAAAAGGACGCGTTGTTATTTTTGCCGCTGGCACAGGGAATCCATTTTTTACAACCGATACCGCTGCCGCTCTTCGCGCCATGGAAATTCATGCGGATGTCATCATGAAGGCCACCAAAGTCGATGGCGTTTACGACAAAGATCCCATCAAAGATAAATCAGCCAAAAAATTTGAAAAACTTTCATTCTTAGACGTGTTGAATAAAGGTCTTAAAGTGATGGATTCAACTTCTATTTCATTGTGCATGGATCATGGTACACCGATTATCGTCTTCAATCTTTTCCAAGCCGGCAATATCAAAAAAGTGGTGTGTGGTGAAAAAATCGGGACTTTGGTTCAAGCCTCTTAA
- a CDS encoding translation elongation factor Ts, whose translation MEISAQLVKDLREQTGAGMMECKKTLTEVKGDIQAAVEYLRKQGLNALAKKAARIAADGRVAIEISADGRVASLVEVNSETDFVAKSEDFKNFVQRLAHLVASLNPSNIEALSSAKYGEEGLVADRLSQLVAKIGEKMSLRRFVRLESKAGEKLGGYIHLGDKIGVLVHFQGDAPEAVTKDVAMHIAAMNPRYLQTNQIPAEVLEKEKAIFLEQMKDSGKPKEILEKIIKGKIAKFSSEVCLVDQVFIKDPTGKKSVAQVLKEINSSLKVVAFQRFQVGEGIERKADDFAAEVAKMAK comes from the coding sequence ATGGAAATTTCAGCACAACTCGTTAAAGATTTACGTGAACAAACCGGTGCCGGCATGATGGAATGTAAGAAAACCCTTACAGAAGTTAAGGGTGATATCCAGGCGGCAGTTGAATATTTGCGAAAACAGGGGTTGAATGCTTTGGCAAAAAAAGCGGCGCGCATTGCTGCAGATGGGCGTGTTGCCATTGAAATTTCTGCTGATGGTCGGGTGGCTAGTCTTGTTGAAGTGAATTCTGAAACCGATTTTGTGGCCAAAAGCGAAGATTTTAAAAATTTTGTTCAACGTTTAGCTCACCTGGTTGCAAGTTTAAATCCTTCCAATATTGAAGCGCTATCATCAGCCAAATATGGTGAAGAGGGTTTGGTGGCCGATCGTCTTTCCCAACTTGTGGCCAAAATTGGTGAAAAAATGAGCTTACGCCGTTTTGTACGATTGGAAAGTAAGGCTGGGGAAAAATTGGGGGGGTATATCCATTTAGGGGATAAAATTGGTGTGTTGGTTCATTTTCAGGGGGATGCTCCTGAAGCAGTGACAAAAGATGTGGCCATGCATATCGCTGCGATGAACCCCCGTTATTTGCAAACCAACCAAATTCCTGCCGAGGTTCTTGAAAAAGAGAAAGCCATTTTTCTGGAACAAATGAAAGATTCAGGAAAACCCAAGGAAATTCTGGAAAAAATTATAAAGGGTAAAATAGCCAAGTTTTCCTCCGAAGTTTGTTTGGTTGATCAGGTCTTTATTAAAGACCCCACGGGGAAAAAATCGGTGGCTCAAGTATTAAAAGAAATAAATTCCAGCCTCAAAGTTGTTGCGTTCCAGCGTTTTCAGGTGGGTGAAGGGATTGAGAGAAAGGCCGATGATTTTGCCGCTGAGGTGGCCAAAATGGCAAAGTAG
- a CDS encoding 30S ribosomal protein S2, with product MSDILIEEMLDAGCHFGHQTRRWNPKMKPYIYGVRSGIHIIDLQQTQGLAQKAFNALEKIVSEGRDVLFVGTKAQAQGIVEQEAIRAKMPFVTKRWLGGMLTNFSTIRHSVERLIELETRREKNDFTGYTKKERLGFDREIAKLQEVLSGIKKMNGLPGAIFVVDPHVEKIPVHEANILGISVIAITDTNCNPDPIDHVIPANDDAQRSIQVFITKAADACLSGLEKREAMALKAGNDTDSKKPEGKRRRSTVVEGTGKAYVAKKDSFEGGAQVDSFSATVEPTADAS from the coding sequence ATGTCTGATATCTTGATTGAAGAAATGTTGGATGCCGGTTGCCATTTTGGGCATCAAACACGTCGTTGGAACCCCAAAATGAAACCTTATATTTATGGTGTGCGTTCGGGGATCCATATTATTGATTTGCAGCAAACCCAAGGGCTGGCTCAAAAAGCATTCAATGCCCTTGAAAAAATTGTTTCTGAAGGCCGGGATGTCTTGTTTGTCGGAACCAAAGCCCAAGCTCAGGGCATTGTTGAACAGGAAGCCATTCGTGCCAAAATGCCCTTTGTGACCAAACGCTGGCTGGGTGGCATGTTGACCAATTTTTCCACCATTCGTCACAGTGTTGAACGTCTTATTGAACTGGAAACACGTCGTGAAAAAAATGATTTCACGGGATACACCAAAAAAGAACGTTTGGGTTTTGACCGTGAAATAGCAAAACTGCAGGAAGTTTTAAGCGGTATCAAAAAAATGAACGGTTTACCCGGAGCCATTTTTGTTGTTGACCCCCATGTAGAAAAAATTCCCGTTCATGAAGCCAATATTCTGGGGATTTCTGTCATTGCCATCACGGATACCAATTGCAATCCCGACCCCATTGACCATGTTATTCCCGCCAATGATGATGCTCAGCGCAGTATTCAGGTGTTTATTACCAAAGCAGCTGATGCGTGTTTGAGTGGCCTGGAAAAACGTGAAGCCATGGCTTTGAAGGCCGGTAACGATACCGATTCCAAAAAGCCGGAGGGCAAGCGTCGCCGTTCAACGGTGGTTGAAGGAACCGGCAAGGCCTATGTCGCCAAAAAAGATTCTTTTGAGGGCGGAGCTCAGGTTGATAGTTTTTCAGCAACTGTAGAACCCACTGCGGATGCTTCGTGA
- a CDS encoding DNA polymerase III subunit delta yields MSSIPLITILVSDDAYLVQKRRGQLKEQILGSQKDEWNENSFSLKDHLLHDVLLACAQLPMMAGYRFVWVSDGDDLKKNDLDLLLSYMQFPSPSTCLVLHVSKIDKRIKVWQKAVKAGFIEELKAPYPRQMSGWLFQEAKGMDLALTPPALQALVDILGNHLMAQVSALETLKTYLGSRKEVQASDVEAVVGQFLSKSIFDLVGQIGAKKWAQAQSLLENILIQGEPLVRLVSMMARHFKLLLLAQEALRKKSSEQEAASQLGVHPFFVKDYLVQARQYSSSQLKEIYQRLLITDRSLKSSPVNHRFYVDKLMADICFGGR; encoded by the coding sequence ATGTCTTCTATCCCCCTCATCACCATCCTTGTCTCTGACGACGCCTATCTGGTTCAAAAAAGACGGGGCCAATTAAAAGAGCAGATTCTTGGAAGTCAAAAAGATGAATGGAACGAGAATTCTTTTTCACTTAAAGATCATTTGCTTCATGACGTCCTTCTTGCCTGCGCTCAATTGCCGATGATGGCTGGTTACCGTTTTGTGTGGGTTTCCGATGGCGATGATTTAAAGAAAAACGATCTGGATCTTTTGTTGTCTTACATGCAATTCCCATCGCCTTCCACGTGTTTGGTACTTCATGTTTCCAAAATCGACAAACGAATCAAGGTTTGGCAAAAAGCGGTCAAAGCCGGTTTTATTGAAGAGCTTAAAGCTCCTTATCCCCGACAAATGTCTGGGTGGCTTTTCCAGGAAGCCAAAGGGATGGACCTGGCCCTGACGCCACCGGCCCTTCAGGCCTTAGTTGATATTTTAGGAAACCATCTCATGGCCCAGGTTTCAGCCCTTGAAACACTTAAAACTTATTTGGGAAGCCGGAAAGAAGTGCAAGCTAGTGATGTTGAAGCGGTGGTGGGGCAATTTTTAAGCAAAAGCATTTTTGATCTCGTGGGGCAAATTGGGGCCAAAAAATGGGCCCAGGCCCAGAGTTTACTGGAAAATATTTTAATTCAAGGGGAACCCTTGGTTCGGCTTGTTTCGATGATGGCGCGTCACTTTAAACTTTTGCTTTTGGCGCAGGAAGCTTTAAGAAAAAAATCAAGTGAACAGGAAGCGGCCTCGCAGTTGGGAGTCCATCCCTTTTTTGTGAAAGATTATCTTGTTCAGGCCCGTCAATATTCTTCTTCCCAGCTCAAGGAAATTTACCAGCGGCTGCTTATCACCGATCGTTCGCTTAAAAGCAGCCCGGTGAATCACCGGTTCTATGTTGACAAACTCATGGCGGATATTTGTTTCGGAGGAAGGTAG
- a CDS encoding leucine--tRNA ligase, producing MQEKYNPQELEPRWQKHWEEKQIFTVTKDSSKEKYYLLEMFPYPSGRIHMGHVRNYTIGDVVARYKKMKGFNVLHPMGWDAFGMPAENAAIKNKSHPARWTDENVATMREQLKRMGFSYDWAREVNTSKPGYYRWEQLFFLQMWEKGLVYRKESQVNWCETCATVLANEQVVGGKCWRCDQVVVLKPLEQWFFKITAYADELLKGLDELKNGWPERVLTMQREWIGRSEGASIDFPIDGTDLKLTIFTTRPDTLFGTTFVSMAPEHPWLSQLIEGKPQESKVKEFISRMAQKKVEEKYSAEQEKEGVFTGAYCINPVTHRKIPIYAANFVVMGYGTGAVMAVPAHDQRDFEFARKYNLPINVVIHPPGKLLDPRGMDQAFEEEGILINSGQFNGMKSSVARLAITDFLERKRIGQKTIHYKLRDWGISRQRYWGTPIPAVHCQVCGVVPARVEDLPIVLPEDVEFTGMAGSPLARHESFLKTICPKCGAPARRETDTMDTFVESSWYFLRYTDPINNQAPFAEDLVCYWSPVDQYIGGIEHAVLHLLYSRFFTRVLRDLGYHRLSEPFSRLLTQGMVIKDGAKMSKSKGNVVDPNYLIEKYGADTARLFTLFASPPERDLDWSDLGVEGAYRFLNRVWALCYETVSNRWAGNSPHPEMNFWIHKTIKKVTEDIENFHFNTAIAAIMEFVNYLHKVAPESGLSPSFKEALKTLVVLLFPFVPHFAAELGNSLSPNQDLLSMSWPSFLEAELNKKEIVIVVQVNGKVRAQVMVSPEASQEEVITLVKKNDKIKTYLEGKPIRKEIFVPGKLVSFVV from the coding sequence ATGCAAGAAAAATACAATCCACAAGAACTTGAACCCCGGTGGCAAAAACACTGGGAAGAAAAACAGATTTTTACCGTCACTAAAGATTCCTCCAAAGAAAAATATTATCTGCTCGAAATGTTTCCTTATCCCTCTGGTCGCATTCATATGGGGCATGTGCGCAATTACACCATTGGGGATGTTGTGGCTCGCTACAAAAAAATGAAGGGCTTTAATGTGCTTCACCCCATGGGGTGGGATGCTTTTGGGATGCCGGCTGAAAACGCCGCCATCAAAAACAAAAGCCACCCTGCACGCTGGACGGATGAAAACGTGGCCACGATGCGTGAACAGCTTAAACGTATGGGATTTTCCTATGACTGGGCCCGTGAGGTCAATACGAGCAAGCCCGGCTATTATCGCTGGGAACAGCTTTTCTTTTTGCAAATGTGGGAAAAGGGGTTGGTTTATCGCAAAGAATCGCAAGTAAACTGGTGTGAAACTTGTGCCACGGTATTGGCTAATGAACAAGTCGTAGGTGGCAAATGCTGGCGATGCGACCAGGTGGTCGTCTTAAAACCCTTGGAGCAATGGTTTTTTAAAATTACAGCCTATGCCGATGAACTCCTAAAGGGTTTGGATGAACTCAAAAATGGATGGCCCGAACGCGTGCTTACCATGCAACGCGAATGGATTGGCCGTTCCGAGGGCGCCAGCATTGATTTTCCCATTGACGGGACGGACCTTAAACTAACCATTTTCACCACCCGTCCCGATACTCTTTTTGGAACCACTTTTGTTTCCATGGCTCCTGAACACCCCTGGCTTTCCCAGTTAATTGAAGGCAAACCCCAAGAATCCAAAGTCAAAGAATTTATTAGCCGCATGGCCCAGAAAAAGGTGGAAGAAAAATACAGTGCAGAGCAGGAAAAAGAAGGCGTTTTTACGGGGGCCTATTGCATCAATCCGGTCACGCACAGAAAAATTCCCATTTATGCGGCCAATTTTGTCGTGATGGGCTATGGAACGGGGGCCGTGATGGCCGTGCCCGCCCATGACCAGCGCGATTTTGAATTTGCCAGAAAATACAATCTGCCCATCAATGTGGTCATCCATCCTCCCGGAAAGTTACTAGATCCGCGGGGCATGGATCAGGCCTTTGAAGAAGAGGGTATTTTAATCAACTCGGGCCAGTTTAACGGCATGAAGAGTTCGGTGGCCAGGCTTGCCATTACCGATTTTTTGGAACGAAAAAGAATAGGGCAAAAAACCATTCATTACAAATTGCGTGACTGGGGTATTTCTCGCCAGCGTTATTGGGGTACTCCCATTCCAGCGGTGCATTGCCAGGTGTGCGGTGTGGTTCCGGCACGTGTTGAAGATCTGCCGATTGTTTTGCCTGAAGATGTTGAATTCACGGGAATGGCCGGTTCTCCCCTGGCCCGGCATGAATCTTTTTTAAAAACAATATGCCCCAAATGTGGGGCGCCGGCCCGTCGTGAAACCGATACCATGGACACCTTCGTTGAATCTTCCTGGTATTTTCTGCGGTACACCGATCCCATCAATAATCAGGCTCCCTTTGCCGAAGACCTTGTCTGTTACTGGAGTCCGGTCGACCAATACATTGGGGGCATTGAGCACGCCGTGTTGCATCTTTTATATTCCCGTTTTTTCACACGTGTATTGCGTGACTTGGGCTACCACCGTTTAAGCGAACCTTTTAGCCGCTTACTGACTCAAGGCATGGTGATTAAAGATGGGGCCAAAATGAGCAAGTCCAAAGGCAATGTGGTCGATCCCAATTATCTCATCGAAAAATACGGAGCCGATACGGCGCGTTTGTTTACCTTGTTTGCTTCGCCTCCGGAGCGCGATTTGGACTGGTCCGATCTTGGGGTTGAAGGGGCCTACCGGTTTTTAAATCGTGTATGGGCCCTGTGCTATGAAACGGTTTCCAATCGTTGGGCCGGAAATAGTCCCCATCCGGAAATGAATTTTTGGATTCACAAAACCATTAAAAAAGTGACTGAAGACATTGAAAATTTTCATTTTAACACCGCCATTGCGGCGATTATGGAATTTGTGAATTATCTGCACAAGGTGGCTCCTGAATCCGGCCTGTCCCCTTCTTTTAAAGAAGCACTCAAAACTCTTGTTGTCCTTTTGTTTCCTTTTGTCCCCCATTTTGCTGCGGAATTGGGGAACTCTTTGTCGCCAAATCAGGACCTTTTATCCATGTCGTGGCCTTCTTTTTTGGAAGCTGAATTGAACAAGAAAGAAATTGTGATAGTGGTTCAGGTAAATGGAAAAGTGCGGGCTCAGGTCATGGTTTCCCCCGAGGCCAGTCAGGAAGAAGTGATCACCTTGGTCAAAAAAAATGACAAGATTAAAACCTATTTGGAAGGTAAACCCATTCGCAAAGAAATTTTTGTCCCCGGAAAATTGGTTAGTTTTGTGGTGTAA
- a CDS encoding SpoVR family protein has translation MLSPELENWRVRIEGYARECGLDFFETIFEMLDFKQMNEVAAYGGFPNRYPHWRFGMEYEQLSKSYAYGLSKIYEMVINNDPCYAYLLYSNSVVDQKMVMAHVFGHCDFFKNNIFFAHTNRHMVDIMANHKTKIQRYVNKYGYERVESFIDVCLSIDNLIDIYSPLIKRFETPKPPVLNEDGEEEDPEIPITRLHTEHQYLDKFVNPKDFLDEQKKNFLEKSKKNEKIPLEPYRDVMLFLLQFGPLERWQQDVLAIIRDEAYYFAPQAQTKIMNEGWASYWHSKIMTGKALTDAEVIDFADHHSGTVSMQPGRLNPYKIGIELFRDIEDRWNKGKFGKEYDECDNMVEKARWNKNLGLGRQKIFEVRKIYNDVTFLDTFLTQEFCEQYKLFAFDYNKQNARHEISSRDFKIIKAKLLSQLTNFGQPMIEVVDANHSNRTELMLKHKYEGVELDEPYAKEVLKNLHVLWKRPVLIETRASDRFKIYAFDGKEHKEYDTAEGI, from the coding sequence ATGTTATCACCTGAACTCGAAAATTGGCGTGTACGTATTGAGGGATATGCCCGCGAATGTGGTTTGGATTTTTTTGAAACCATTTTCGAGATGCTCGACTTCAAGCAAATGAATGAAGTCGCTGCCTATGGGGGGTTTCCCAATCGTTATCCCCATTGGCGTTTTGGCATGGAATACGAGCAACTTTCCAAAAGTTATGCTTATGGGCTTTCCAAAATTTATGAAATGGTCATTAACAACGACCCTTGCTACGCCTATCTTTTATACAGTAACTCCGTTGTCGACCAAAAAATGGTGATGGCCCATGTGTTTGGGCATTGCGATTTTTTCAAGAACAACATCTTTTTTGCACATACCAACCGGCACATGGTGGACATCATGGCCAACCATAAGACGAAGATACAGCGCTATGTCAATAAATACGGGTATGAGCGGGTTGAGTCATTCATTGACGTATGCCTTTCTATCGACAATCTCATCGATATTTATTCCCCGCTGATCAAGCGTTTCGAGACTCCAAAACCGCCGGTTTTAAACGAGGATGGTGAGGAGGAAGACCCCGAAATCCCCATTACAAGGCTTCACACCGAACATCAGTACCTTGATAAATTTGTAAACCCGAAAGATTTTCTGGATGAACAAAAGAAAAATTTTCTCGAAAAATCGAAGAAAAACGAAAAAATTCCCCTGGAACCTTACCGGGATGTCATGTTGTTTTTGCTGCAATTTGGCCCCTTGGAACGTTGGCAACAGGATGTGTTGGCCATTATTCGTGATGAAGCCTATTACTTTGCCCCCCAGGCCCAGACCAAGATCATGAACGAAGGTTGGGCCAGCTACTGGCACAGCAAAATCATGACGGGCAAGGCGCTGACCGATGCCGAGGTGATTGATTTTGCCGACCATCATTCAGGCACGGTTTCCATGCAGCCGGGCCGGTTAAACCCTTATAAAATCGGGATTGAGCTTTTTCGTGATATTGAAGACCGATGGAACAAGGGGAAATTCGGGAAGGAATATGACGAGTGTGACAACATGGTTGAAAAAGCGCGCTGGAACAAAAATTTGGGGTTGGGGCGGCAGAAAATTTTTGAAGTAAGAAAAATCTACAATGATGTTACTTTTTTGGACACTTTTTTAACCCAAGAATTCTGTGAACAGTACAAACTTTTTGCCTTCGACTACAACAAACAAAATGCCAGGCACGAAATTTCCTCCCGAGACTTTAAAATAATCAAGGCGAAACTCCTTTCTCAACTTACCAATTTTGGCCAACCCATGATTGAAGTAGTCGATGCCAACCATTCCAATCGTACTGAGCTCATGCTCAAGCACAAATACGAGGGGGTTGAGCTAGATGAACCCTACGCCAAGGAGGTTTTAAAAAATCTCCATGTCCTCTGGAAACGTCCCGTCCTCATTGAAACCCGCGCTTCCGATCGTTTCAAAATCTACGCCTTCGACGGCAAGGAACACAAGGAATACGATACGGCTGAGGGGATATAA
- a CDS encoding serine protein kinase: MMGTEDLVKWIKDSDEIKNFKELNWKGSFQEYLEIFRKNPKVSRNAFQRVYDMILSHGTEEYKEHKKKIVHFKFFEDPYEQGRDAIFGLDIHLMKLVNVFKAASKHYGTEKRVLLLHGPVGSSKSTIARLLKKGLETYSRTPEGALYTFTWMKGDENNKGLANIFGSADRLPCPMHEDPLRLVPMAARKKLLMEANKHLGLDERIVIEGQLCPACRFIYNSLFDLYEGDWDKLIKHIEVKRLHLSEQDRIGIGTFQPKDEKNQDSTELTGDINYRKIAEYGSESDPRAFNFDGEFNVANRGIIEFIEVLKLDVAFLYDLLGASQEHKIKPKKFAQTDIDEVIIGHTNEPEYRRLQNNEYMEALRDRTVKIDVPYITKLGEEQKIYYKDYSVDKIKGKHIAPHTIEMASMWAVLTRLEEPKKANLTLMQKLKLYQGKTLPGFTEDNVKELRKEAKREGMEGISPRYVQDKISNALVSELGEGCVNPFMVINELESGLRHHSLINSDEQKKRYIELLTVVKEEYEDIVKNEVQRAIAADEDAISRLCSNYVDNIKAYTQKERVRNKYTGQDEEPDERLMRAIEEKIDIPESRKDDFRREIMNYIGALSLEGKKFDYRTNERLHKALELKLFEDQKDTIKLTSLVSSVVDKDTQEKIDVVKARLTKNYGYCDICATDVLNYVASIFARGDIREKH; this comes from the coding sequence ATGATGGGTACCGAAGACTTAGTCAAATGGATCAAAGATTCTGACGAAATAAAAAACTTCAAGGAACTAAACTGGAAGGGAAGTTTTCAGGAATATCTGGAGATATTCCGAAAAAATCCCAAAGTGTCACGTAATGCGTTCCAGCGTGTTTACGACATGATCCTTTCCCACGGCACCGAAGAATACAAGGAACACAAAAAAAAGATCGTTCATTTCAAGTTTTTTGAAGATCCCTATGAACAGGGGCGTGATGCCATTTTTGGTCTGGATATTCATTTGATGAAATTGGTGAATGTTTTTAAGGCGGCCTCCAAGCACTATGGGACGGAAAAGCGTGTGCTTTTGTTGCACGGACCGGTGGGCAGTTCAAAATCGACGATTGCGCGCCTCTTAAAAAAGGGATTGGAAACTTATTCGCGTACACCGGAGGGCGCTCTTTATACTTTTACGTGGATGAAGGGGGATGAAAACAACAAGGGTTTGGCAAACATTTTTGGAAGTGCGGACCGTCTTCCCTGCCCCATGCACGAAGATCCCCTGCGCCTTGTTCCTATGGCCGCCCGAAAAAAATTGTTGATGGAAGCCAACAAGCATCTTGGACTGGATGAAAGAATTGTCATCGAAGGCCAGCTTTGCCCTGCCTGCCGTTTTATCTATAACTCCCTTTTTGATCTTTACGAAGGGGATTGGGATAAGCTTATTAAGCATATTGAAGTCAAAAGACTCCATCTTTCCGAACAGGATCGAATTGGTATTGGAACATTCCAACCCAAAGACGAGAAAAACCAGGATTCAACCGAACTCACGGGGGATATCAATTATCGGAAGATTGCCGAATACGGTTCAGAATCGGATCCTCGTGCTTTCAATTTTGATGGCGAATTCAATGTGGCCAACCGCGGCATCATTGAATTTATTGAAGTGCTTAAACTGGATGTGGCCTTTTTGTACGATTTGTTGGGGGCCAGCCAGGAACATAAAATCAAACCCAAAAAATTTGCACAAACCGATATTGACGAGGTGATTATCGGACACACAAACGAACCCGAATACCGTCGCCTACAAAACAACGAATACATGGAAGCCCTTCGGGATCGTACCGTTAAAATTGATGTGCCCTACATCACCAAACTCGGGGAAGAACAGAAAATTTACTACAAGGACTACAGTGTCGACAAAATTAAAGGGAAGCACATTGCCCCTCACACCATTGAAATGGCCTCCATGTGGGCGGTGCTCACCCGTCTGGAAGAACCCAAAAAAGCCAATCTCACCCTGATGCAAAAACTGAAATTATACCAAGGCAAAACCCTTCCTGGTTTTACCGAAGACAATGTCAAGGAGCTGCGTAAAGAAGCCAAACGTGAGGGAATGGAAGGCATTTCACCGCGCTATGTTCAGGATAAAATTTCAAATGCGCTGGTCAGTGAATTGGGAGAAGGGTGTGTCAATCCTTTCATGGTGATTAACGAGCTGGAATCAGGGTTAAGGCATCATTCGCTGATTAACAGTGATGAACAGAAGAAACGCTATATTGAATTGCTGACGGTGGTGAAGGAAGAATATGAGGACATCGTTAAAAACGAGGTTCAGCGTGCTATTGCAGCCGATGAAGACGCCATTTCAAGGCTGTGTTCCAATTATGTCGACAACATCAAGGCCTATACCCAAAAAGAAAGGGTGCGTAACAAATATACGGGGCAGGATGAAGAGCCCGATGAACGCCTGATGCGCGCCATTGAAGAAAAAATCGATATTCCTGAATCGCGAAAGGACGATTTTCGTCGGGAAATTATGAACTACATCGGAGCCCTTTCACTGGAAGGGAAAAAATTTGATTACCGCACCAATGAGCGTTTGCACAAAGCACTCGAATTGAAACTTTTTGAAGATCAAAAAGACACCATTAAACTGACAAGCCTTGTCAGTTCAGTGGTTGATAAAGATACCCAGGAAAAAATTGACGTGGTCAAGGCCCGCTTAACCAAGAATTACGGGTATTGCGATATTTGTGCCACCGATGTGCTTAACTATGTTGCCTCCATTTTTGCCAGGGGGGATATTCGGGAGAAACATTGA
- a CDS encoding ABC transporter ATP-binding protein codes for MALIEFKDVSKRFGKKEVLKNLNLSVKPGETLTIIGGSGTGKSLTLKLLLGLMEPDSGHVLFKGVDVTQMQDEELMKMRSSVGMLFQGAALFDSLSVYENVAYPIREHFDYPEEKITQIVKIKLELVGLDGIEDLYPSELSGGMKKRVGLARAIATDPEVVLYDEPTAGLDPANTNRIGELITHLQEVLKVTSVVVSHDMEFAFKISNRMALLHNKKIEFIGTVGEVKHSTNSLVQNFILGEIGE; via the coding sequence ATGGCGTTGATCGAATTTAAAGATGTTTCAAAAAGGTTTGGCAAAAAGGAGGTTTTGAAAAATCTCAATCTATCAGTCAAACCCGGTGAAACTCTCACCATTATCGGAGGGAGTGGCACGGGGAAAAGTCTTACCTTAAAACTTCTTTTGGGTTTGATGGAACCGGATTCCGGGCATGTGCTTTTTAAAGGGGTAGATGTCACCCAGATGCAGGACGAAGAACTCATGAAGATGAGGTCTTCGGTTGGAATGTTGTTTCAGGGCGCCGCCCTGTTTGATTCCTTAAGTGTTTATGAAAATGTGGCCTATCCGATCAGGGAACATTTTGATTATCCGGAAGAAAAAATAACCCAAATTGTTAAAATCAAGTTGGAATTGGTGGGGTTGGATGGAATTGAAGATTTGTATCCCTCCGAATTGTCGGGGGGGATGAAAAAAAGGGTGGGATTGGCCCGGGCCATTGCAACGGATCCCGAGGTCGTCTTGTATGATGAGCCCACAGCGGGTTTGGACCCTGCCAATACCAACCGGATTGGCGAGCTTATCACCCATTTGCAAGAGGTTTTAAAAGTGACCTCGGTTGTGGTAAGCCATGACATGGAGTTTGCTTTTAAGATTTCCAATCGCATGGCTTTGTTGCATAATAAAAAAATTGAATTTATTGGGACGGTTGGGGAAGTAAAACATTCCACAAATTCTTTGGTTCAAAATTTTATTCTTGGGGAAATTGGCGAATGA